The following are encoded in a window of Rosa chinensis cultivar Old Blush chromosome 4, RchiOBHm-V2, whole genome shotgun sequence genomic DNA:
- the LOC112200832 gene encoding uncharacterized protein LOC112200832, which yields MGFEIQEEFRPITPIRVVPVQHPTVNSTEDALEECLTPKSPAARMILKQPLVCPPAPKKPPQPRRKLRSPSKELFKVPDDFASVLRVISTSAAPTKKIRASVIASFMVII from the exons ATGGGTTTCGAAATCCAAGAAGAATTCAGGCCGATTACTCCAATCCGAGTAGTTCCAGTTCAGCATCCAACTGTAAACTCAACAGAAGATGCTCTTGAAGAGTGCCTTACACCCAAGTCACCTGCAGCTCGCATGATCTTGAAGCAGCCGTTGGTGTGTCCACCAGCTCCCAAGAAACCACCCCAACCTAGAAGAAAGTTGAGGTCTCCATCCAAAGAACTTTTTAAGGTTCCAGACGACTTTGCATCGGTGTTGAGGGTGATTAGTACTAGTGCTGCTCCTACCAAGAAGATCAGAGCCA GCGTAATTGCTTCCTTTATGGTCATAATCTAA